The Serratia nevei genome includes a region encoding these proteins:
- a CDS encoding replication initiation protein codes for MTENKGIVKTNRPAIAQSNELTEAAYYLSLQAKRVLWLCLMETYRQDDHPGTFTVRVADYQRLFKVSQATASTDVRKGIDALSNSSVTFFPSDGEYEERKRPWLAEAGLKRGRGSWNIEFNNKVMPYLLDLSSQFTTYNLYDCGRINSVRAIRLYESLCQYRKSGIWITTADWLAERYQLPQSQRDNFAEMKRTFIKPALEKISKETPLMATMAETGDGKLIFTIVTKNQELSLPNV; via the coding sequence ATGACTGAAAATAAAGGGATTGTTAAAACTAACAGACCTGCGATAGCCCAATCTAACGAGCTAACAGAAGCTGCTTACTATTTGTCATTACAGGCTAAACGAGTCCTGTGGTTGTGCCTCATGGAGACATACAGACAAGACGATCACCCTGGAACTTTCACTGTAAGGGTCGCAGATTATCAGCGTCTCTTTAAAGTTAGCCAGGCGACTGCCAGCACTGATGTTAGGAAGGGCATTGACGCGCTTTCCAATAGCTCTGTTACCTTTTTCCCATCGGATGGTGAATATGAAGAACGTAAGCGCCCCTGGCTTGCAGAGGCAGGCTTGAAGCGAGGAAGGGGGTCATGGAACATTGAGTTTAACAACAAGGTAATGCCGTATTTGCTAGACCTAAGCAGTCAATTTACGACCTACAACCTTTATGATTGTGGCCGTATCAACAGTGTGAGGGCAATCCGCTTGTACGAAAGCCTATGCCAGTATCGAAAGTCTGGAATCTGGATCACCACCGCGGATTGGCTAGCCGAACGATATCAACTCCCTCAGTCTCAGCGCGACAACTTCGCCGAAATGAAACGAACGTTTATCAAGCCAGCACTGGAAAAGATCAGCAAAGAAACACCTTTGATGGCGACTATGGCTGAAACAGGTGACGGAAAACTAATCTTTACCATTGTGACAAAGAACCAAGAACTATCGTTACCTAACGTTTAA
- the umuD gene encoding translesion error-prone DNA polymerase V autoproteolytic subunit, translating into MNARELYFFSPGQPIKLPLYGTPCPAGFPSPADDYIEQSIDLNDFIRHPAATYFIRATGESMSDGGILSGDLLIVDRAEKPMHGSIVIAAVDGEFTVKRLLLTPRVCLAPMSPAYSPIYPETLEIFGVVIHALHSFVR; encoded by the coding sequence ATGAACGCCAGAGAATTGTACTTTTTTTCGCCAGGCCAACCCATCAAACTCCCGCTATACGGGACACCATGCCCGGCAGGTTTCCCCAGCCCTGCCGACGATTACATAGAACAATCCATTGATTTAAATGATTTTATTAGACACCCGGCCGCCACGTATTTCATCCGCGCAACGGGTGAGTCAATGAGCGATGGCGGCATACTGTCAGGAGATTTGCTGATCGTTGATCGGGCTGAAAAACCCATGCATGGCAGCATCGTGATCGCCGCGGTCGACGGTGAGTTTACCGTCAAGCGGCTGCTGCTGACGCCCAGGGTTTGCCTGGCGCCGATGAGTCCCGCCTACAGTCCTATTTATCCCGAAACGCTGGAAATTTTCGGGGTAGTGATCCATGCCCTGCACTCGTTCGTGAGGTGA
- a CDS encoding SOS response-associated peptidase family protein: MCGRFAQFHSRDEFLAALEPDTPVSTAGNWHARYNVAPGTPVPVFHHHDGQLQLTPINWGYAPAWWREQGKPPLINARVETAEHSRMFSPLWKHGRALVPASGWYEWKKSPDNPRLKQPYFICGADRQPLFFAALYAADSDGSGSFVIITAASHAGLADIHDRRPLTLPPAAARDWLDTSLVPPSGHMQADVYSLQAEDFTWQPVSPAVGAVRNDNPSLILSIEAPTV; the protein is encoded by the coding sequence ATGTGTGGCCGCTTTGCACAATTCCATAGCCGCGACGAATTTCTCGCCGCCCTGGAGCCTGATACACCGGTTAGCACCGCCGGTAACTGGCATGCACGTTATAACGTCGCCCCTGGCACGCCAGTGCCGGTGTTTCATCACCACGATGGCCAGTTGCAGCTGACGCCGATTAACTGGGGCTATGCGCCGGCATGGTGGCGCGAACAGGGAAAACCGCCGCTCATCAATGCCCGCGTTGAAACCGCGGAGCACAGCCGGATGTTCTCCCCGCTCTGGAAGCATGGCCGCGCGCTGGTGCCGGCATCGGGCTGGTACGAATGGAAAAAGTCACCGGACAATCCGCGGCTGAAGCAGCCCTATTTTATCTGTGGCGCCGATCGCCAGCCGCTGTTCTTTGCAGCGCTGTACGCAGCAGACAGCGACGGCAGCGGCAGCTTTGTCATTATCACGGCCGCCAGTCATGCTGGCCTGGCGGATATTCATGACAGGCGCCCTCTGACGCTGCCACCGGCCGCCGCGCGCGACTGGCTCGATACCAGCCTGGTTCCGCCCTCTGGCCATATGCAGGCTGACGTGTACAGCCTGCAAGCGGAGGATTTCACCTGGCAACCGGTCTCGCCGGCGGTGGGCGCCGTTCGCAATGACAATCCCTCACTCATCCTGTCCATCGAGGCACCAACGGTCTGA
- a CDS encoding DUF4145 domain-containing protein, translating into MSGRFVFNSFYKDDYPDWVCPNCHKATLKIIPNSVVKGTTPAAHKYHKHEGHRYDNDEFIFSLMLKCSQSNCDQPVVVMGVGGYEQQYINRTSGEWDWFEFYKPKGFYPPIPVFTPCEQYPEQIKVQLQEISAHLPGHPQAAINALRTTLEIIMDYFEIPRDDKGRYVSLDKRIKDTPEKYSSLREGFEALKWLGNTGSHNLKPVDEKDIDGACHMLDDFLQRIFRGEISHAETIERLNRNHNPKVR; encoded by the coding sequence ATGTCAGGCCGATTTGTATTTAATTCATTTTATAAAGATGACTATCCTGATTGGGTATGCCCAAATTGTCATAAGGCAACACTAAAAATTATTCCCAACAGCGTTGTAAAAGGCACAACTCCAGCAGCCCATAAATATCACAAGCATGAAGGGCATCGATATGATAATGATGAGTTTATTTTTAGCTTAATGTTAAAATGTAGTCAGAGTAACTGCGATCAGCCAGTTGTTGTCATGGGGGTTGGGGGGTATGAACAACAATATATTAATAGAACGAGTGGGGAATGGGATTGGTTTGAATTTTACAAACCCAAGGGTTTTTATCCTCCTATCCCTGTGTTTACTCCCTGTGAGCAGTATCCTGAACAAATAAAAGTGCAGCTTCAGGAAATTTCAGCCCATCTTCCAGGACATCCGCAAGCTGCAATTAATGCACTTCGGACTACGCTTGAAATTATCATGGACTATTTTGAAATACCTAGAGATGATAAAGGAAGATATGTATCTCTAGATAAAAGAATTAAAGATACTCCTGAGAAGTACAGTTCATTAAGAGAAGGATTTGAAGCGTTGAAATGGCTGGGGAATACAGGGAGTCATAATCTAAAACCCGTTGATGAAAAAGATATCGATGGTGCGTGTCATATGCTTGATGATTTCTTGCAACGTATATTCAGAGGTGAAATTTCTCACGCAGAGACGATTGAGCGTCTAAATAGAAACCATAATCCAAAGGTGAGGTGA
- a CDS encoding CAAX protease → MMPKRIADYTPVLSLLSTARLSSVPGTFNIQNNNIEMYGFSLWVQNAAASLYPLVQQLELILRNSIDKAARSRFGDKWWDVIKFDTTKDNHKKFRDCITEAEKSLKKSWRDKETARQGLAHHSLLTTPPPVFSHDDIIATTNFSTWESVLLDALHTENNAEKSDYLWPISLPKAFRRLSEIDNKPIEARRKLINLLKEIRDYRNRLFHHDCIWIKSKSVDAKTAIDSIREKINLIEKLITAISPITCQALNAWGMFANARRICSIEELKIYTNLDYQTPDTTEPGVLDKLFQQTKGGKQSVPMVLDNNSCCILFKMR, encoded by the coding sequence ATGATGCCAAAGCGCATTGCTGATTACACCCCCGTTCTATCCCTGCTTTCTACAGCCAGGCTATCATCAGTTCCTGGAACTTTTAACATACAAAATAACAATATCGAAATGTATGGTTTCAGTTTATGGGTCCAAAATGCAGCCGCATCGTTATATCCATTAGTACAACAACTTGAACTTATTCTCAGAAACTCTATCGATAAAGCAGCTCGAAGCAGGTTCGGTGATAAATGGTGGGATGTAATAAAGTTTGACACAACAAAAGACAACCACAAGAAGTTCCGAGATTGTATAACAGAAGCAGAGAAAAGTTTGAAAAAAAGTTGGCGAGACAAAGAGACAGCACGACAAGGTCTAGCTCATCATTCATTGCTAACGACACCGCCACCAGTGTTCAGCCACGATGATATTATTGCTACAACTAACTTTTCCACTTGGGAGTCGGTTCTTTTAGATGCATTACATACAGAAAATAATGCAGAAAAATCTGATTATCTTTGGCCTATTTCCTTGCCAAAAGCATTTCGCAGGTTGAGTGAAATAGATAATAAACCCATTGAAGCAAGACGGAAGTTAATTAACTTACTAAAAGAAATAAGAGACTACAGAAACAGGCTATTTCACCATGATTGCATATGGATAAAATCCAAATCAGTAGATGCTAAAACAGCCATTGACTCTATAAGGGAAAAAATAAACCTAATAGAGAAATTGATAACAGCAATTAGCCCTATAACGTGCCAAGCACTTAATGCATGGGGAATGTTCGCCAATGCAAGAAGAATTTGCTCCATTGAAGAGCTGAAAATTTATACCAACCTCGATTATCAAACGCCTGATACCACTGAACCAGGTGTGCTTGATAAATTATTTCAACAAACCAAAGGTGGAAAACAATCAGTCCCAATGGTATTGGATAATAATTCCTGTTGTATTTTATTTAAAATGAGATAA
- a CDS encoding IS91 family transposase — protein MYIPRPAKLLFQHDDGWSRYLDKHGDTLSDWTKLAVERMLACGTCAMGVRRYCCASPDCTHTRFFCQTCKSKACSSCGLKATEQWIAEQQHILPDCDWQHITFTMPHLLWPFFNNNWPLLNDLFRCATRAMLRWARRQGIEVGIFCALHTYGRQLNQHPHIHVSVTRGGLDIKHSTWRPLFFKKKEVEQIWRNAVVYLLRDNYAQINPGGLPGLGHIRNEDRWHRYLHAQYRRAWKVHFAKKTRGAWRSVKYLGRYLKRPPVAASQLRHYRGGAVVHQYYDHRTQQHKRQKISQEEMLQRFVSHIPARHFKMVRYYGFLANCKRGTLLPKVYDALEMTVREKPKRPGFAVLMKGFLGTDPYQCILCKGRLRFAGAMAGEHATKMLSDRLHRMAKKRWLQTPALDKCA, from the coding sequence ATGTATATTCCGCGACCCGCAAAGCTGTTGTTCCAGCACGATGATGGCTGGAGCCGCTATCTCGACAAACACGGCGACACCCTCAGCGACTGGACCAAACTCGCCGTCGAACGCATGCTCGCCTGCGGCACCTGCGCCATGGGCGTTCGCCGCTACTGCTGTGCCTCACCGGATTGCACCCATACCCGTTTCTTCTGCCAGACTTGCAAGTCCAAAGCTTGCAGCAGCTGTGGCCTCAAGGCCACCGAGCAGTGGATCGCCGAACAACAGCACATCCTGCCCGACTGCGACTGGCAACACATCACGTTTACCATGCCCCACCTGTTGTGGCCGTTCTTCAACAACAACTGGCCCCTGCTCAATGACCTGTTCCGCTGCGCCACCCGCGCCATGCTCCGCTGGGCCCGCCGGCAGGGTATCGAAGTCGGTATCTTCTGTGCGCTCCATACCTACGGCCGACAGCTCAATCAGCACCCACATATCCACGTCTCCGTCACCCGCGGCGGCCTCGACATAAAACACAGCACCTGGCGGCCGCTGTTCTTCAAAAAGAAAGAGGTCGAGCAAATCTGGCGCAACGCCGTGGTTTACCTGCTGCGCGACAACTACGCGCAAATAAACCCCGGTGGCCTGCCGGGCCTCGGTCATATCCGTAATGAAGATCGGTGGCACCGTTACCTGCATGCCCAATATCGCCGCGCCTGGAAAGTGCACTTCGCCAAAAAGACTCGCGGTGCCTGGCGCAGCGTGAAATACCTGGGCCGTTATCTGAAACGCCCACCGGTGGCCGCTTCTCAGCTGCGCCACTATCGCGGCGGTGCCGTGGTGCATCAGTATTACGACCACCGCACACAGCAACACAAACGCCAGAAAATCAGTCAGGAGGAGATGCTGCAGCGGTTCGTCAGCCATATTCCGGCACGGCATTTTAAAATGGTGCGATATTATGGTTTTTTGGCCAACTGTAAACGGGGCACGCTGCTGCCGAAGGTTTACGACGCGCTGGAGATGACGGTACGGGAAAAACCGAAACGTCCCGGTTTCGCAGTGCTGATGAAAGGCTTCCTGGGAACCGATCCGTATCAGTGCATCCTGTGCAAGGGCCGACTGCGTTTTGCCGGCGCCATGGCGGGCGAGCACGCCACAAAAATGCTCTCTGACAGGCTGCACCGGATGGCCAAAAAACGATGGCTTCAGACCCCGGCTCTGGATAAGTGCGCCTGA
- a CDS encoding class I SAM-dependent methyltransferase, whose amino-acid sequence MSVELNRPSNFIGKQQQTSHDFDEKTFDAHADLYEKMFAAPYRKYLEIPTIGALLGDLTGLNVLDFGCGPGFISRWLQGRGARRIVGYDVSEGMLSYAKRLEQKHPQGISYVATLDNNLKEQFDVVLAIYVMPYAPNKEKLLEMSETMAWLLKPGGRLITLPIHPKFNPDPEYYRPYGFRLIEKEKRTDGSLVNLHICQPPYDVNIEAHYWSEETLTSTLRKAGFHSILWQQLQPPQPEQEHGVSLDGYLHAPHAAIVEGIKNENDYTSLPQQSRG is encoded by the coding sequence ATGAGTGTTGAACTGAACCGCCCATCAAATTTTATTGGCAAGCAACAGCAGACATCTCATGATTTTGATGAGAAAACTTTTGATGCTCATGCCGACCTTTATGAAAAAATGTTCGCTGCACCCTATAGAAAATACTTGGAAATTCCGACGATTGGTGCTTTGCTGGGCGATCTTACGGGGCTGAACGTGCTAGATTTTGGCTGTGGACCAGGCTTTATCTCTCGTTGGTTACAGGGCAGAGGTGCTAGGAGGATCGTGGGGTACGATGTTTCAGAGGGAATGTTGAGCTATGCTAAACGCTTAGAACAAAAACACCCTCAGGGAATATCCTATGTCGCAACATTAGATAATAACCTTAAGGAACAATTTGATGTCGTCTTAGCTATCTATGTAATGCCTTATGCGCCGAATAAAGAAAAATTACTGGAAATGAGTGAAACGATGGCTTGGCTTTTAAAACCCGGTGGACGTCTTATTACTTTACCAATACACCCTAAATTCAACCCAGATCCAGAATATTACCGCCCCTACGGTTTTCGCCTGATAGAAAAAGAGAAGCGAACAGATGGCAGCTTGGTTAATCTGCATATTTGTCAACCTCCCTATGACGTCAATATTGAAGCGCATTATTGGTCCGAAGAAACACTAACATCGACACTGCGTAAAGCCGGATTTCATTCTATTCTCTGGCAACAATTACAGCCTCCTCAACCAGAGCAAGAGCACGGTGTTTCGCTTGATGGTTATCTGCATGCCCCACATGCGGCGATCGTTGAAGGGATCAAAAATGAAAATGACTACACATCATTGCCCCAACAGAGTAGAGGCTAA
- a CDS encoding pyridoxamine 5'-phosphate oxidase family protein yields the protein MSKTERSLSLLQNSRFFTLASRSLAGEVWASTVNYVPAFSPVRILWCSMRTARHSENIRQHALVSGSVFRTNLQGVSPIGLDGAQFTGLCREIPEHESSEAHHYFSLNNFPDEALRAEWMPPLDEFIGKGARRFYELTISEWWLLDIDRWLETRQDRRIAVDLKTLINP from the coding sequence ATGTCGAAGACAGAAAGAAGTCTCTCTTTGCTACAGAATTCGCGTTTTTTCACGCTTGCCAGCCGTTCGCTAGCCGGGGAGGTCTGGGCCTCTACGGTTAATTATGTCCCGGCCTTTTCGCCTGTCCGGATTCTTTGGTGTTCGATGCGTACTGCCAGGCATTCCGAAAATATTCGCCAACATGCACTAGTGAGCGGCTCGGTATTTCGTACTAACTTGCAGGGGGTATCTCCGATTGGGCTAGATGGAGCTCAATTTACCGGCCTTTGCCGTGAAATCCCAGAACACGAAAGTTCCGAAGCACACCATTATTTCTCCCTCAATAACTTTCCTGATGAAGCCTTACGCGCAGAGTGGATGCCACCTTTGGATGAATTTATCGGGAAAGGTGCGCGCCGATTTTATGAATTGACGATTTCCGAGTGGTGGCTGTTAGATATAGATCGGTGGTTGGAGACCCGGCAAGACCGGAGAATAGCGGTTGATCTAAAAACACTAATAAACCCGTAA
- a CDS encoding amino acid adenylation domain-containing protein, translating to MNKPLTYTELQDIKGADNLELMELFLQKVACYPNQPAVITTERTLSYIELAQQAQSLATHLLQLGVKNEMPVAILLKSGIEQVVCQVAILLAGGSCVPLNVASPDDRLNFMLQEVKATFTLTESALVGRALSTRYVLLDTYPRHNVISTYFPGRKVGLNHRAYIMFTSGTTGKPKAVEVEYRGILRLVVNADYLPISTQDRLGSISAPDFDAILLEVWGALLNGAATVIIDREVLLDPEKLKSSFIDYAVSSILVTPSLFNFIITICPDAFRTLSYLMIGGEAFNIHALRSLPLKAWPKNIYNVYGPTENTTYTLYYPIGLDDLTAESMPLGTPINKTEVFILDDQLQLADVGILGEIYVGGDGVARGYLNRPDLTAEKFITTEISGESEPKRLYKTGDLGWKRTDGAFMYSGRLDNQIKLQGYRIEAEEVETQLLNTGLLLEAIVCPIKKEGDEGYLLAFVVPQDPSTFNSKQLLSELQQCLPPYMLPRIHMVGAIPLNPNGKADRPKLLELYKQQRSSGAV from the coding sequence ATGAATAAGCCATTGACTTATACAGAACTTCAAGATATTAAAGGTGCTGATAATCTGGAGTTAATGGAGCTCTTTCTACAGAAAGTTGCGTGTTATCCCAATCAACCGGCAGTCATAACAACGGAACGAACTCTCAGTTATATTGAACTTGCGCAACAGGCGCAGTCACTCGCCACCCATTTACTGCAACTGGGGGTGAAAAATGAAATGCCCGTGGCCATTTTGTTGAAATCAGGCATTGAACAGGTCGTCTGCCAGGTTGCTATTCTATTGGCTGGAGGGAGTTGCGTGCCTCTCAATGTGGCTTCACCTGACGATCGACTTAATTTCATGCTCCAAGAGGTAAAGGCCACATTTACCCTGACCGAATCAGCCTTGGTTGGTCGTGCATTATCAACCCGTTATGTCCTGCTAGACACCTATCCGCGTCACAATGTTATTTCGACTTATTTCCCAGGGAGAAAGGTAGGTTTGAACCACCGGGCTTATATCATGTTTACTTCCGGTACCACAGGTAAGCCCAAAGCTGTTGAGGTTGAGTATCGAGGCATACTACGTTTGGTAGTCAATGCGGATTATCTTCCTATTTCGACTCAGGATCGCCTTGGCAGTATTTCTGCTCCGGATTTTGATGCCATTCTTCTTGAGGTTTGGGGGGCACTGCTTAATGGTGCCGCTACTGTGATTATCGATAGAGAAGTGCTCCTCGACCCAGAAAAGTTAAAGTCCAGCTTTATCGATTATGCCGTCAGCTCCATTTTAGTTACGCCATCATTATTCAATTTCATTATTACCATCTGCCCTGATGCCTTTCGTACCCTGAGTTATCTGATGATTGGCGGGGAGGCATTTAATATTCATGCTCTGAGATCGCTGCCTCTGAAGGCGTGGCCTAAAAATATCTATAACGTTTATGGCCCGACGGAAAACACCACCTACACGTTGTATTACCCAATAGGGTTGGATGACCTAACGGCGGAAAGCATGCCTCTAGGAACACCAATTAATAAAACGGAGGTTTTCATCCTTGATGATCAATTGCAGTTGGCCGATGTCGGTATCTTGGGCGAAATATATGTGGGTGGTGATGGAGTGGCTCGTGGATACCTTAATCGTCCAGACTTGACAGCAGAGAAATTTATCACCACTGAAATTAGCGGCGAGAGTGAGCCCAAGCGCTTATACAAAACAGGTGATTTGGGTTGGAAACGGACCGATGGTGCCTTTATGTATTCGGGGCGGCTGGATAACCAGATCAAATTACAGGGCTATCGTATAGAAGCGGAGGAAGTGGAAACTCAATTGCTAAATACCGGATTACTGTTGGAGGCTATTGTCTGTCCGATTAAAAAAGAAGGTGATGAAGGTTACCTGCTTGCTTTTGTTGTTCCACAAGACCCGTCTACTTTCAACAGCAAACAGCTGCTCAGTGAACTTCAACAATGCTTACCACCCTATATGTTACCGCGCATCCATATGGTTGGTGCCATCCCATTGAATCCTAATGGTAAGGCCGATCGCCCTAAACTCCTTGAATTGTATAAACAACAACGTTCTTCTGGCGCGGTTTGA
- a CDS encoding non-ribosomal peptide synthetase, whose translation MNQQHELPGVGLTGLFLHQVKQHSARPAIITPKYTLSYSQLAKQAQRLAIELCQNGVQPEEPVAILISAGAEYIICQLAVLLAGGTCVPLHPSLPDERLNLMLQEVQAKLTITDINSGARPLSTHFILFDNSLSTYNRHVELPMRDKGLNHRSHILFTSGTTGQPKGVEIEARGIVRMLVNSSAIHITTSDRVACHANPAFDGSFLEVWGALLNGAALVIITKETLLDAKRLEGTLQQYAVSYLFMTTSLFNFIAPQCPSAFRSLNYLLVGGEAFNLQALKSLLPTAWPKNLLNCYGPTEGTTVTLYHRIVADDLQKEEVPIGRPLDNTEVYILDEQLNPVTPGEQGEIYIGGEGLARGYINHPELTQEKFPTIKIAGESTPKRLYRSGDMGWQRPDGAIMYAGRIDNQIKLQGYRIEIEELETQLLKSEQLLAAVVCVMRKGTDEAYLTAFVVPKHPGNFDINSLLNSLKQQLPPYMLPRLQIMAAIPMNENGKANRSLLQAQIDKLRITTECPSEFPQNAAELLLIWQQVLDVVQASLDDEFFLLGGTSLQAARLVLEIKRRFGQRLSIQDLYDAQTPRNLLNLLQQQQEVVTDDICATLLRDSQLPDDIQPYMQPPQPWLSVSAGRVFLTGATGFMGAFCLRDLLRLDDVRQVVCLVRAKDHDAALQRVKDNMIQYGLWQQDFGLRIVALSGDLTQPQLGLDNASYRRLTTDCDVIFHTAAHISFIEPYHTHRATNVLGAINLLRLAIANKAKPLHYVSTIAAIGPAGLLFPIERFYEEDDMMPYLEGMKYTLGYIQSKWVAERLMWHARKRGIPLAVYRPGFMMTDSVSGAGNPEDFMWRIIKGCISTGASPLLPGDRKELIPVDYASAALIRIASDNSHLGRMYHLIPPSDAHSISLNTFFELFEHCGYVLTPMPYKQWLQKLYDDPDLDANPLMPLLPMLSEVVYEDLTLWEVFRNIPRYDASQTQAVLTESGGLDYTPTNTALLTRYLDYMKNIGLL comes from the coding sequence ATGAATCAGCAACATGAACTCCCCGGGGTGGGCCTAACCGGTCTTTTTTTACATCAGGTGAAACAGCACTCTGCGCGACCAGCAATCATCACCCCTAAATACACGCTGAGCTATAGCCAATTGGCGAAGCAGGCACAGAGGCTAGCCATAGAGTTATGCCAGAATGGAGTTCAACCCGAGGAACCCGTTGCTATTTTAATAAGTGCGGGGGCGGAGTATATCATTTGCCAGTTGGCCGTTTTGCTAGCAGGCGGAACCTGTGTCCCACTTCATCCTTCGCTGCCGGATGAGCGGCTCAATCTCATGCTGCAAGAAGTGCAGGCGAAATTAACCATCACGGATATCAATTCGGGTGCACGGCCATTGTCGACCCATTTTATTCTTTTTGATAATTCCCTCTCAACCTACAATCGGCATGTTGAATTGCCGATGAGAGACAAAGGCCTGAATCACCGCAGCCATATTCTTTTCACCTCCGGAACCACTGGGCAACCTAAAGGCGTAGAAATTGAGGCCCGTGGTATTGTTCGCATGCTGGTAAATTCCAGCGCTATTCACATTACAACTAGCGATCGGGTTGCCTGTCACGCGAACCCGGCATTCGATGGTTCCTTCCTGGAAGTGTGGGGGGCACTACTCAATGGAGCCGCCTTGGTTATTATCACCAAAGAGACGCTGCTTGATGCGAAACGATTGGAGGGTACATTACAACAGTATGCTGTCAGTTATCTGTTTATGACTACATCACTGTTTAACTTTATCGCTCCGCAGTGCCCCTCCGCCTTCCGCTCACTGAATTATCTGCTAGTCGGGGGGGAAGCCTTTAACCTTCAGGCGTTGAAGTCACTGTTGCCAACGGCATGGCCAAAAAATCTGCTTAACTGCTATGGTCCAACGGAAGGGACAACGGTCACACTTTACCACCGCATCGTGGCCGACGATTTGCAAAAGGAGGAGGTGCCAATTGGTCGGCCACTCGACAATACGGAGGTCTATATTCTGGATGAGCAGTTGAACCCTGTAACGCCAGGTGAGCAGGGAGAGATCTATATCGGAGGTGAAGGGTTAGCACGGGGATATATCAATCACCCTGAGTTAACGCAGGAAAAATTCCCAACCATAAAGATTGCCGGAGAAAGCACACCTAAGCGTCTGTATCGCAGTGGTGATATGGGCTGGCAGAGGCCTGATGGTGCCATCATGTACGCCGGGCGTATCGATAACCAAATTAAATTGCAGGGATACCGTATTGAGATCGAAGAGCTCGAAACCCAACTGCTAAAGAGTGAGCAACTGCTGGCTGCCGTGGTTTGCGTGATGAGGAAGGGGACGGATGAAGCCTATTTAACCGCCTTTGTCGTACCCAAACACCCTGGTAACTTCGACATCAACAGCCTGCTCAATAGCCTTAAGCAGCAACTGCCGCCCTACATGCTCCCACGCTTGCAGATTATGGCTGCTATCCCTATGAATGAAAACGGTAAAGCCAATCGTTCTTTGTTGCAGGCTCAAATTGATAAACTGCGGATTACGACCGAATGCCCGTCAGAGTTCCCCCAAAACGCCGCCGAATTATTATTGATATGGCAGCAGGTACTTGATGTAGTCCAAGCCTCGTTGGATGACGAGTTCTTCCTGCTTGGTGGTACTTCATTACAGGCTGCACGATTGGTGCTGGAAATCAAACGTCGGTTCGGACAGAGGTTATCTATCCAGGATCTGTACGATGCCCAAACACCTCGTAATCTACTGAATTTACTCCAACAGCAACAAGAAGTCGTAACCGACGACATCTGTGCTACCTTACTCAGAGACAGCCAGCTTCCTGATGATATTCAACCATATATGCAGCCGCCTCAGCCGTGGTTAAGCGTCTCGGCAGGGCGAGTGTTTCTGACTGGTGCGACGGGATTTATGGGGGCTTTCTGTCTGCGTGATTTACTGCGGTTAGATGATGTGCGTCAAGTTGTCTGTCTGGTGCGAGCGAAGGATCATGACGCAGCCCTACAACGTGTCAAAGATAACATGATCCAATACGGGCTTTGGCAACAGGATTTTGGCTTGCGTATCGTAGCACTTTCGGGGGACCTGACCCAACCTCAGTTGGGGTTGGACAACGCGAGTTACAGGCGTCTTACAACAGATTGTGATGTTATTTTTCATACTGCTGCTCATATTAGTTTTATTGAGCCTTATCATACGCATCGTGCAACCAATGTGCTGGGAGCGATCAACTTATTGCGTTTAGCCATCGCGAACAAGGCCAAGCCACTGCATTACGTTTCTACCATCGCCGCCATAGGACCCGCAGGCTTACTGTTCCCGATAGAGCGTTTTTATGAAGAAGACGATATGATGCCCTACCTGGAAGGAATGAAATATACCTTGGGATATATACAGAGTAAATGGGTAGCTGAGCGACTCATGTGGCATGCGAGAAAGCGAGGTATTCCTCTGGCTGTTTACCGACCGGGTTTTATGATGACCGACAGCGTTAGCGGTGCAGGTAATCCAGAAGATTTTATGTGGCGGATAATAAAAGGGTGTATTAGTACCGGTGCATCGCCATTGTTACCTGGCGATCGTAAAGAGCTGATCCCCGTAGACTATGCTAGTGCAGCCTTAATTCGTATCGCCAGTGATAATAGCCATCTGGGGCGTATGTATCATCTGATCCCTCCGAGTGATGCGCATTCGATCAGTCTGAACACCTTCTTTGAACTATTTGAACATTGCGGCTACGTTTTAACCCCAATGCCTTATAAGCAGTGGTTACAAAAATTGTATGACGATCCAGATTTGGACGCCAACCCCTTGATGCCGCTGTTACCGATGCTTTCCGAAGTCGTGTATGAAGACCTTACGCTGTGGGAAGTGTTCAGAAACATACCTCGGTATGATGCTAGCCAGACCCAGGCAGTATTAACCGAATCTGGAGGGCTTGACTATACGCCGACCAATACCGCATTACTTACCCGATATCTGGATTATATGAAAAACATCGGCCTATTATAA